The genomic segment TTAATGGGTGTATTCTGTTCACTTTCTTCATCTTCAACGTCACTACTTATTTGGAATTATAATcattgagggaaagagagagaaaataaaaagtttagaattttttaaaattcaatgcGTGTAAAATTGATACTTCTAAAAACATCCtttctatagtaatatatatatatatatatatatatatatatatatatatatatatatatatatatatatatatatatatatatattattattgctacgccagtgggcctttgacctgggcatgtgttaacatgaaaaggatgacctgagcaaacatgacacaactggctgtgagcggaggagccgaggaacaagccaggagagacggagttgggtgctgctccggtgaagacctcgtgtgtgtccttgtgacctgataaactttgtgttgccctgttataagctgtattgtgcagtgtgacatgctggtttccccctgtattgtgcctatagatagtgtacgggtaaataacttgtgtaaataaaggaaagacttcattttgtgtttattcggcCTGCCTCCCAGGTGAGTTTCCTGTGTGTCTGGGACttggtgctcgtgcctcttgagTTGTTCAGGTTCACGACCCTGGATACCACCGTCNNNNNNNNNNNNNNNNNNNNNNNNNNNNNNNNNNNNNNNNNNNNNNNNNNNNNNNNNNNNNNNNNNNNNNNNNNNNNNNNNNNNNNNNNNNNNNNNNNNNACCATTAAGAAAATTATTAGTCGTACCTTAAGCATTAATTCATTGTTGATAACAAATCATGATATATTGCTGGATATTAGAAATCGGAGTCAGGGTTTTAGGCTTCTACAAGGTGTGAAGCAAATGTTCTGAACTTTATGTGCTCATTTTTCATAAAAATCATTTTGCTCAGTttgtttcctttgtctctttctattgTGTTGTTCCTTTATGCTTGTAATAGGTCAGACTAGATCCCTCAGAATATTCttggaaatttatgaaaaatgtgCCTAATGGCATCTAAGAGATCTGCTCCAGAGGAATGGCTTAATGTCCAGATACTGTTATTCTAGGTGAATTGTAGTATTTGACTGCAGTGCCAAACACTACAATATTGGAACCAATATAATATAGGTTTTAGTGTGCAGAATCTCTCTTGGGCTGGCTTTTAAATCATTTTGATGATAGCATGTGTAGCATGTACAAAGCACGTAATAATTTGCCCTTGTGTTGCAAGACCTCAAGAATGAATCTTGATTATGCATAATAATGTTATTCTTATAACATCACATGTTTTATACACAAGTCATACTAACCAAGTTCCATCTCTTCCAGATAAGCCTAAACAACAAATCATCAGACCAAGAGTGTACCGTAAGAGCTAGAAACAGGCATTCTAAAGTTGGTGgcgtttaaaaagaataaaaaagtaaaaaatgggaTACACTCCATATCAGATCATCATGGCTTTTATTGTTGCCTTTTTTGCCTTCTGGGTCTATATGATTCATGCTGACTAGTCAAGGCTGGGTAAGGTGGTGGTTTTATGGTGCTCCATGCAAGAATTTTACAACTGCTCTTTGTGGCTTTATGTGTGCACGTTATTTTTTGCACAGTAGGTAACTGGTTATGGTTTAGTTCTATGCTGTGTAGATTTtgatctttcttttgtctctttatttttggAGGAAAAGCATGATGTTTCTGTTTATAAggcattctatttttatatagtaaaaatcCTGGAATGACACATAAGGAGAATTCTTTAATACCTGTTTCACTTAGTTTCCATACTAGGTCAGGTTATACCTGAAAGTTTATCAACAAAAAGACCCATATCATGCTAAAAGCAGAAGTATTTGCTAAGACATGCAAGTTGTGCTGTAGTTGCATCTTTAAAATAAAGGGTGGTGTTACTAGATGATTTTGATGTAAAATGGATGTAATGAATTTGCCCTGAAGATCTGTAATCTTTATGAGTTTCCTGAGTTTCATACCAAGGTTTACTGATATTTGAATGCACATAGTTTGGTTTCCATTTTGTGTCTGTGATGtaaaacacacatgcacttttacatttttatttacacttgtttatcaattaatatattattattaattattggtaCATCCTCATGCAGTAGCCTCTGAACTTTTTCTGTGTAAAGTAGATGAAATAACTAGTAGTggtcttgctcccccccccccatctctctctctctctctctctctctctctctctctcctcctctctctctccctctcctcctctctctctccctctcctcctctctctctccctctcctcctctctctctccctcccccctctctctctccctctcctccctctcctccctcccatcttctctccctccctccctccctccccctccctcctcctctctctctctctctctctcttcctccctccctccctctctctctctccctctctctctctctctcttctctctctctctctcctctctctctctcctctctcttcctctctctctctctctctctctctctctctctctattttttttctctctctctctctctctctctctctctctctctctccctcactccaaaTACCTTGATGcccttattcataccttttttgtTCGTTCTGTACTTTCTCCCACTACTCTTCAAGAATTGATTACTTCTCATCACAGCTTTTTATAGGAGTCAGACTTGTTAGCAGCTTCCAGTGTTGGATCATCCAGCTGATGGTGTTGATTAACGTTTACTATTGTTTGCAATATTTTGGTAGGTCTTAATCATTATAATggtggttttctttctttttgtcattcAGCAAATTTATTTCCCAGACAGATTGAAAATCATTTGAGAAGATAAGGCAGCCAGACAAGACCATGACCTCCACAGCACGCACGGTTGTGACAGCAAAAGAAACTTTCCAAATTCTGATGGAGGTCTCAAAACTTCTGAATACAggcaaatatctatttttttttcctttgaatatTTCTCCTCGGGATAttctacttattttctttctgtggTTTGCTCTTGAATTTGCTAACTCAAATACAACTCAAAATGATAGCCAAAATACTGAAGTCTTAATATTAATCAGTTTTGTTTAAGATGCCTCACACTACTttaccaccaccctcttccctctgcctcctcctcattcctattTCTAGTAACCCCTCCACTAtcttttcctgctcttcctctccaaCCTCTTTTCCATATTCTTCTTGTGTGAAATGTGTAaaaatatcttttctctttcccaaaGGATTGGATGAAACTACCCTGGCTATATGTGTCCGGCTGTGCGAAAGTGGCGCTAACCCTGAAGCATTGGCAAAAGTCATCACAGAACTgcagagagtgaaaagagaagagacaggcaAGGGGCAGGGGGATGGGGGGCAATGAATTGACTTTACGTGGAATAGTAAAAGATGTCATGTAGATGCTCAttcagctttttttctttcttgcttttttcttgaAGTCAAGTTAGGAAAAGCGCATCAACAGTAATGTTGACTTGGGATTTGTACAGGAGGCGTAATTTGAATCTGATAGTTTAACTTCAGATATTCAGTTCAGTAGTTCACAATTAATGGAGATTAGTTTATTAGTTTTACACACAAGCAGTGATCTATATATAggaaaatcatatatgtatggatttttccctcttccttggaATTTGTGTTgctaaaatataaaaggaaaaataacttgGTCATAATACTGTAATCTACTTGAATTAGTTCCCCATAAAGACAAGATCTGATATCACAAAAAAGTACTGTTTGCCAGCATTGATAGCAGTGCAATATCTCTGCTATACTTACTTTTATAATGATGAAGTTTGAATAACAGTAGTTTGAAATGAACTGTTATGGTACAGACTAATAAgactaaatatatacacatttttttcttctgcctaCAATGCAGATCATATATGCAAAATACAGTAAATCATTCTGGGAAGCTCAGATTTAGGTATACACCTGATTTTATTACAtactctccattttttctttctttaaaacatGTTTACTAATGATAAGATACAAAAGTCttgtttttttgtccccctttgaAAGGAACAGTAATGCTAGTCATCTGTAGCTTGGTAATCACAAAGCAGTAATACAATTATGTAAGTAGAGGCATTTGTTGGTCTCTACATATATGAACAGTTTTCTATAATCAGTTCAGTTATATTGAATATACATACTTTATctagataataaagtaatattgaAATTTGTGATTGTGgataaagtttttgttttatcaaaGTTTCTTTTGTATTCTTGTGCATATGAAAAATTCAAAGGCAGACTAAATGATATTATTGTTTAAATAGAgccattttttaaatcataacatTGTGAAAGTCTGAAGGATATATCAAGTAAGTGCAACTGATTACATTTTCTTGAATATTCCATTTGACTGAAATGTCAAGAAGGCCATCTGGGGAATTAGCTTTTATTTCAGTCCAGAAATGgaatattaattaacaatttaAAAGAGTTCATGAGTCAGTGCACTCACTCCAAAAGAGTTCATTTAATTTTTGCCATGCTTTATTTTTGGTATGGATATTTTCACTTCATAGAACTGAAGGAAAATTCATCTGGAAAATTGCAAATATGAGCACTGCATTTTTAGTGGAGCATGCATTGTCAGCAGCAAATTTTGCATGTAATTAGAGTGGAAAGGTATGCCCACTTACAGAATATTTGATGTGAACATTTCTTGGTATAGTATGTTACTTAGATAACTAGCCTTTTGAAAttgaccccaaaaaatttattgctAGTGTTATATACAGGATTTATTCTTTTCTAACATGATT from the Penaeus monodon isolate SGIC_2016 chromosome 35, NSTDA_Pmon_1, whole genome shotgun sequence genome contains:
- the LOC119595122 gene encoding mitotic-spindle organizing protein 1-like, whose protein sequence is MTSTARTVVTAKETFQILMEVSKLLNTGLDETTLAICVRLCESGANPEALAKVITELQRVKREETGKGQGDGGQ